A genomic region of Dactylococcopsis salina PCC 8305 contains the following coding sequences:
- a CDS encoding type II toxin-antitoxin system HicA family toxin — MRQSEWILSRQKGSHRLWCSPNGQLLPIQPRKDGKAKLYQVQQFLNYQEEAE, encoded by the coding sequence TTGAGACAATCAGAATGGATATTGAGTCGTCAGAAAGGAAGTCATCGCCTATGGTGTTCACCGAATGGTCAATTATTACCCATTCAACCTCGTAAAGATGGCAAAGCAAAACTTTATCAAGTCCAACAATTTCTTAACTATCAAGAGGAAGCAGAATAA
- a CDS encoding nucleotidyl transferase AbiEii/AbiGii toxin family protein has translation MTILDSLDSNLLEESQAYFGGGTLLTLDFREYRWSKDIDFICPIASSGYKHLRTIIFDGGYQALFHDQTAINIQRGTTSQYGIRLLIIVEGEPIKIEIIVEARFQLDPPRYPQWSPVACLSLNDCFTSKRFLLVLSSCFATFDVLWRSAIEP, from the coding sequence TTGACTATTCTTGACAGTTTAGATTCTAATTTATTGGAGGAAAGTCAGGCTTACTTTGGCGGTGGAACTCTGCTAACATTAGACTTTAGAGAATACCGTTGGAGTAAAGATATTGATTTCATTTGTCCGATTGCTTCATCAGGTTATAAACATCTGCGTACAATTATCTTTGATGGCGGTTATCAAGCGTTATTTCATGACCAAACTGCGATCAATATTCAGCGAGGAACAACCAGTCAATATGGAATTCGTTTATTGATAATAGTAGAAGGCGAACCCATAAAAATAGAAATTATTGTCGAAGCGCGCTTTCAACTTGATCCGCCTAGATATCCACAATGGTCACCTGTTGCTTGTTTAAGTCTTAATGATTGTTTTACCTCTAAAAGATTTTTATTAGTTCTTTCTTCTTGCTTCGCGACTTTTGATGTCTTATGGCGATCAGCGATCGAGCCGTAA
- a CDS encoding efflux RND transporter permease subunit, producing MVSSSTPEQDRPLNIVGRITAYFVNSQVTLLIIVALVIFGLAAALFTPKEENPQITVPGADIYFHYPGAPAEVVEETVTVPIEAKIRELPGIDDIYSTSQTGQARITAQFFVGEDWENSLFRLQNHLFNSQDELPQGVNYQVNPLIVDDVPIVTLTITGENYSDNQLRRVGERLLRELRQIPDTGNLTISGGQPRVMRVDLNPEQLAAFQLSPAAIAQQIQAANIQVQAGDVSVGNRRIFIEGGNLLETADELKAVVVGQGENGSPIYLEDVATVSDGYDDRVTYSRLLNRKDWDVTAPYPDPSLQPEEDFEERPAITIGIAKKKGTNAVVVAQQIFDRVDELRDEIPNDITIAVSRNAGRTAARAVGDLYSSLFQAIAIVVILLIAFLGWRDALIVALAIPLTLAGTLLVGWIAGQTINRITLFALILSLGILVDDAIAVTENIHRRFEEMPDQSFSQKVRTATLAVAELGVPILLSTITVILAFIPMAFVTGMMGPYMGPIPFNVPVAMIISTSLAVIVTPYLAVRVIKVKGRSTDNNESNDGQASEEVPNRIYTFYRRIMEPLLDSATRRRFLIFFVVGLLLASFALPLTQAVKFRMLPKADEERFLVQVDAPLGTELVETDRIVREMETVLKEDSEVIQFESYVGTAAPIDFNGLLRGNTHRSGEHLADIRVHLTNDDARSVSSEDIVFRLRPQLTEIAQENNAIVKLIEDPPGPPVRSTMLAEIYGPDYERQRELSKQVADVFRNTAEVVDVDDSVKNQIPQMKLEVDRAKANQAGLSTQEIAETINMAIRGVDASTLQVPGELTPVQIQVRFAEANRQSIDDLRRIQMPTPEGNLVPLTELVTFTSTTVDQPIFHRNQVPVTYVFGEMNARSSVYAVMEQMIHFFRNPLPEGYSIKWEGEWQLTLEVFRDLGLAMLVAVILIYIILVGQFRSFKIPLIMLGAIPLALIGILVGFSLNGVYFSATGMIGVIALAGIVVRNAIVLLEFVGDRRKEGIELKEAVIEAGAVRFRPILLTSVTTMLGTLTILSDPVWSGLAWTLLTGMLTSSALTLFIIPLMYYGDQRSSRKQEQTPVNEKQLVADN from the coding sequence ATGGTTTCTTCCTCTACTCCTGAACAAGATCGCCCCTTAAATATCGTCGGTCGCATTACCGCCTATTTTGTCAACTCCCAAGTGACACTACTCATTATTGTCGCCCTGGTGATCTTTGGGTTGGCTGCTGCTTTGTTTACTCCCAAAGAAGAAAATCCCCAAATTACGGTTCCAGGTGCGGATATCTATTTCCATTATCCAGGTGCGCCTGCAGAAGTGGTGGAAGAAACCGTTACTGTCCCGATCGAGGCTAAAATTAGAGAATTGCCAGGGATTGATGATATTTATTCCACTTCCCAAACGGGACAAGCCCGTATCACCGCCCAGTTTTTTGTGGGGGAAGACTGGGAAAATTCTCTATTCCGCCTGCAAAATCATCTGTTTAACTCCCAAGATGAGTTACCGCAAGGGGTGAATTATCAGGTTAATCCGTTAATTGTGGATGATGTCCCGATCGTGACGCTGACGATAACGGGAGAAAACTACAGTGATAACCAGTTAAGGCGAGTGGGAGAACGTTTATTAAGAGAGTTGCGACAGATTCCCGATACAGGGAATTTAACCATTTCGGGGGGACAACCGCGAGTGATGCGGGTGGATTTAAACCCGGAACAGTTAGCAGCGTTTCAGTTATCTCCCGCCGCGATCGCGCAACAAATCCAAGCAGCAAATATTCAAGTTCAAGCAGGGGATGTTTCTGTTGGTAATCGACGCATTTTTATTGAGGGGGGAAACCTATTAGAAACTGCTGATGAACTAAAAGCAGTGGTGGTTGGACAAGGAGAAAATGGATCACCGATTTATTTAGAAGATGTGGCGACAGTTAGCGATGGCTATGACGATCGCGTTACTTATTCCCGTCTCCTCAATCGCAAGGATTGGGATGTCACCGCACCCTATCCCGATCCCAGTTTACAGCCTGAAGAAGACTTTGAAGAACGTCCTGCGATTACCATTGGGATTGCGAAGAAAAAGGGAACAAATGCGGTTGTCGTCGCCCAACAAATCTTCGATCGCGTGGATGAGTTACGAGACGAGATTCCCAATGATATCACCATCGCCGTCAGTCGCAATGCAGGACGTACCGCAGCCCGTGCGGTGGGCGATTTATATTCTAGTTTATTCCAAGCGATCGCGATCGTGGTGATCTTGCTGATTGCTTTCTTGGGTTGGCGAGATGCGTTGATTGTTGCTTTAGCCATTCCTTTAACCCTTGCGGGAACATTGTTAGTGGGTTGGATCGCAGGACAAACCATTAATCGGATTACCCTATTTGCGCTGATTTTATCTTTGGGGATTTTAGTAGATGACGCGATCGCAGTCACGGAAAATATCCACCGTCGCTTCGAGGAAATGCCGGATCAGTCTTTTTCCCAGAAAGTCCGAACGGCGACGCTTGCGGTTGCAGAATTAGGCGTTCCCATTCTCCTCTCTACGATTACAGTCATTCTCGCATTTATTCCGATGGCGTTTGTAACAGGAATGATGGGCCCCTACATGGGACCAATTCCCTTTAATGTTCCTGTGGCGATGATTATCAGTACCTCCCTTGCGGTTATTGTCACCCCTTATCTGGCGGTGCGGGTGATTAAAGTTAAGGGACGTTCCACAGATAATAATGAAAGCAATGATGGTCAGGCTTCAGAAGAAGTTCCCAACCGCATTTACACCTTCTATCGGCGGATCATGGAACCGTTACTCGATTCTGCAACTCGCAGACGATTTTTAATCTTCTTCGTGGTGGGATTACTGTTAGCCAGTTTCGCCCTCCCCTTGACCCAAGCCGTTAAATTCCGTATGCTACCGAAAGCGGACGAAGAACGGTTCTTAGTGCAGGTAGATGCGCCATTAGGGACAGAATTAGTGGAAACTGACCGCATTGTCCGCGAAATGGAAACCGTCTTAAAAGAAGACTCAGAGGTCATCCAATTTGAAAGTTATGTGGGAACTGCAGCGCCCATTGATTTTAACGGGTTATTGCGGGGGAATACACACCGTAGCGGGGAACATTTAGCCGATATTCGAGTTCACCTCACTAATGATGATGCGCGATCGGTCAGTTCCGAGGATATCGTGTTTCGGTTACGTCCCCAGTTAACCGAGATCGCACAAGAGAATAACGCGATCGTGAAATTAATTGAAGACCCCCCTGGCCCTCCTGTGCGTTCCACGATGTTAGCAGAAATCTATGGCCCCGACTACGAACGCCAACGCGAACTTTCCAAACAAGTTGCTGATGTCTTCCGCAATACCGCAGAAGTGGTGGATGTGGATGACTCGGTGAAAAATCAAATCCCACAGATGAAATTGGAGGTCGATCGCGCCAAAGCCAACCAAGCGGGATTAAGTACCCAAGAAATCGCCGAAACCATTAATATGGCAATTAGAGGGGTCGATGCTTCCACATTACAAGTGCCAGGAGAGTTAACCCCTGTCCAGATTCAAGTCCGTTTTGCAGAAGCCAACCGTCAAAGCATTGATGATCTGCGTCGGATTCAAATGCCGACACCAGAGGGAAATTTAGTTCCTCTAACGGAGTTAGTGACCTTTACTTCTACCACTGTGGATCAGCCGATCTTCCACAGAAATCAAGTTCCTGTTACTTATGTCTTTGGGGAAATGAATGCGCGATCGTCTGTTTATGCGGTGATGGAACAGATGATTCATTTCTTCCGTAACCCCTTACCCGAAGGATACAGCATCAAGTGGGAAGGAGAATGGCAACTCACCCTCGAAGTGTTCCGTGATTTAGGCTTAGCGATGCTGGTGGCGGTGATTCTGATTTATATTATCCTTGTGGGACAATTCCGCAGTTTCAAGATTCCCTTAATCATGCTGGGGGCAATTCCATTAGCCCTAATTGGAATTTTAGTGGGCTTCTCTCTCAACGGCGTGTATTTCAGCGCCACAGGAATGATTGGAGTGATTGCATTAGCTGGGATTGTCGTTCGTAACGCGATCGTCCTCTTAGAGTTTGTGGGAGACAGACGCAAAGAAGGAATTGAACTGAAAGAAGCCGTGATTGAAGCGGGTGCGGTGCGCTTTCGTCCGATTCTCCTCACCAGTGTCACCACCATGTTAGGCACGTTAACCATTCTCAGCGATCCCGTGTGGTCTGGGTTAGCATGGACATTGTTAACAGGAATGTTGACCTCTTCTGCGTTGACGTTGTTTATTATTCCCTTGATGTATTATGGCGATCAGCGATCGAGCCGTAAGCAGGAACAGACACCTGTGAATGAGAAACAACTGGTAGCAGATAATTAA
- a CDS encoding NAD(P)/FAD-dependent oxidoreductase: protein MQISRKNLDQRQDHIYDTIVVGGGAGGLSAGIYLQRYNLSSLIIDKGKARSYWMQELHNYLGLPPDTPGSELLKHGKDHYLSLNGDFLNGFVEDVVDEGDTFAVTTKVGRNNNSVYPVLRSKYIIVASGIIDQLPPLEDMQNVYEYAGYNLHVCMVCDGYEMTDKKCGFFAGSEASIEEMVFNLSWFTPYITIFTHGMFEINPQLRQQLEDHGYRIVETPIKQFLGENHQMTGVELTDGSVIELETGLISMGSKYHNDYLHRINLDYKGNNLITDKMGRTSHDRIFAIGDLKVGLNQVVVAAGDGALAATQIWRDIRNATPPRRWEENLFISEQLPVSSYQ from the coding sequence ATGCAGATTAGTCGCAAAAATTTAGATCAGCGACAGGATCATATTTACGATACGATTGTCGTCGGTGGCGGTGCGGGAGGATTATCCGCAGGAATTTATCTGCAACGGTATAATCTTTCTAGCCTGATCATCGATAAAGGAAAAGCGCGATCGTATTGGATGCAGGAGTTACACAATTATTTAGGCTTACCGCCAGATACCCCTGGAAGTGAACTCCTCAAGCACGGAAAAGATCATTATCTTTCGTTAAATGGAGATTTTCTCAACGGCTTTGTGGAAGATGTGGTGGATGAAGGAGACACCTTCGCGGTAACGACTAAAGTGGGACGCAATAATAATAGTGTCTATCCAGTGCTGCGATCGAAGTATATTATTGTCGCCAGTGGAATTATTGATCAGCTTCCTCCCCTCGAAGATATGCAGAATGTCTATGAATATGCAGGATATAATCTGCACGTTTGCATGGTCTGTGATGGCTATGAAATGACGGATAAAAAATGTGGTTTCTTTGCGGGAAGTGAAGCCAGTATTGAAGAGATGGTCTTTAACTTAAGCTGGTTCACGCCCTACATTACCATCTTTACGCATGGGATGTTTGAAATTAATCCCCAACTACGACAGCAACTCGAAGATCATGGTTATCGCATTGTGGAAACTCCCATTAAACAATTCCTCGGTGAAAACCATCAGATGACAGGTGTGGAATTAACCGATGGGTCTGTCATTGAGTTAGAAACAGGTTTAATCTCAATGGGATCGAAATATCACAACGATTATCTACACCGCATCAACCTTGATTATAAAGGGAATAACTTGATTACCGACAAAATGGGACGCACTTCTCACGATCGCATTTTCGCGATCGGGGATTTAAAGGTGGGTTTAAATCAAGTGGTGGTTGCTGCTGGGGATGGCGCTTTAGCTGCAACCCAAATCTGGCGCGACATTCGCAATGCAACCCCTCCCCGTCGTTGGGAAGAAAACCTTTTCATCAGTGAGCAGTTACCAGTGAGCAGTTACCAGTAA
- a CDS encoding rhodanese-like domain-containing protein: MVTASAEPTVRQISPKQLLNMARPPKLIDVRTGLEYMTGHAPQAVNLSLFRLSFGMIRGLRRLLLPKWFRELPKDEPVAVICLTSHRSPIAAKQLLKAGFTKVYNITGGMMEWQQKGLPTSK; this comes from the coding sequence ATGGTTACAGCATCAGCAGAGCCGACAGTACGGCAAATTTCACCGAAGCAACTTTTAAACATGGCTCGTCCTCCGAAATTAATTGATGTGCGGACGGGGTTGGAATATATGACGGGTCACGCACCGCAAGCAGTAAACTTGAGCTTATTTCGTCTCTCTTTCGGGATGATTCGAGGGTTGAGACGGTTATTACTACCGAAATGGTTTCGGGAACTGCCAAAAGATGAACCAGTGGCGGTGATTTGTTTAACGTCTCATCGCAGCCCGATCGCGGCGAAACAACTTTTAAAGGCAGGTTTTACAAAAGTTTATAACATCACGGGGGGAATGATGGAATGGCAGCAAAAAGGTCTTCCCACCAGTAAGTAA
- a CDS encoding NAD(P)/FAD-dependent oxidoreductase: MAQIVIIGAGFGGLSVAYELKHLLRGKHKITLISDEPNFTFIPSLPWVAFNLRKLEQVQLSVKPLLEKQGIHWQQGRVTALDPNEKRVRVGEDITFNYDYLVIATGASLAYELIPGLGPEEGYTQSVCNPHHAEMAREAWNKFLENPGPIVVGGVPGASCMGPAYEFALLADFVLRKKGIREEVPITFISPEPYLGHLGIGGMANSGKLVTELMEQRGIKWVENAEITEIEENQVKLADGQEFPFQYAMFLPPFHGAPFLKEVPGLTDEKGFLPVLDTYQHPDYPSIYSAGVITQLDAPETTEIPLGAPKTGQMTESMAMAVAHNIARELGEIPSRPVKPSLEAICMADFGDTGIIFIAAPVVPDPSIGHRRHATALRGIWVNWAKNVFEWYFLMKMRWGTAVPWFEKLGLFLLRLSLVTPIPETSDQQKDLSRVKG; this comes from the coding sequence ATGGCACAGATAGTAATCATCGGAGCAGGATTTGGGGGGCTTTCCGTCGCCTACGAACTGAAACACCTTTTACGGGGAAAACACAAAATCACCTTAATTTCTGATGAACCCAACTTTACTTTTATCCCCTCGCTGCCTTGGGTCGCATTTAACTTAAGAAAATTAGAGCAAGTGCAACTCTCAGTGAAACCCTTATTGGAAAAACAAGGGATTCATTGGCAACAGGGGAGAGTAACCGCACTCGATCCTAACGAGAAACGAGTGAGGGTAGGGGAAGACATAACTTTTAACTATGACTATCTTGTCATTGCCACAGGTGCATCGTTAGCTTATGAGTTAATACCAGGTTTGGGGCCAGAAGAAGGCTATACGCAATCAGTTTGTAACCCTCATCACGCAGAAATGGCTCGTGAGGCTTGGAACAAGTTTTTAGAAAACCCAGGTCCGATCGTTGTGGGGGGGGTGCCTGGAGCAAGTTGTATGGGGCCTGCGTATGAGTTTGCCCTGTTAGCGGATTTTGTACTGAGAAAAAAAGGAATAAGAGAGGAAGTGCCCATCACCTTTATCAGTCCAGAACCTTATTTAGGACATTTAGGAATCGGTGGGATGGCAAACTCTGGAAAGTTAGTCACCGAACTGATGGAACAACGGGGGATTAAATGGGTTGAAAATGCAGAAATAACAGAAATTGAAGAAAATCAGGTTAAATTAGCTGATGGTCAAGAGTTTCCTTTTCAATACGCCATGTTCTTACCTCCTTTTCACGGAGCGCCGTTTTTGAAAGAAGTTCCAGGGTTAACCGATGAGAAGGGATTTTTACCTGTGCTGGATACTTATCAACATCCAGATTATCCCTCGATTTATAGCGCAGGAGTGATTACGCAACTGGATGCTCCCGAAACCACAGAGATTCCTCTCGGTGCGCCAAAAACGGGTCAAATGACGGAATCAATGGCGATGGCGGTGGCTCATAATATCGCTAGAGAATTGGGGGAAATTCCATCGCGCCCTGTGAAACCGAGCTTGGAAGCGATTTGTATGGCAGATTTTGGCGATACTGGAATCATCTTTATTGCTGCACCAGTTGTCCCTGATCCCAGTATTGGTCATCGTCGCCATGCCACTGCTTTAAGGGGAATTTGGGTAAATTGGGCGAAAAATGTTTTTGAGTGGTATTTCTTGATGAAAATGCGCTGGGGAACTGCTGTGCCTTGGTTTGAAAAGCTCGGACTGTTTTTGTTGCGGTTATCGTTAGTTACGCCAATTCCTGAAACTTCTGACCAACAAAAGGATTTAAGCCGTGTCAAAGGATAA
- a CDS encoding ArsR/SmtB family transcription factor: MNHLITIDRYEFLANRFKLLSEPTRLRILEVLCGEERNVSEICEQTGLQQANVSKQLQLLKTSGVVACRRVGTSRYYRVIDRELLKLCDRV; this comes from the coding sequence ATGAATCATCTGATCACCATCGATCGATATGAGTTTTTGGCAAATCGCTTCAAACTCCTGAGTGAACCGACGCGATTACGAATTTTAGAAGTCCTTTGTGGAGAGGAACGAAATGTGAGTGAGATTTGTGAACAGACAGGGTTACAGCAAGCTAATGTCTCGAAACAGTTGCAGTTGTTGAAAACTTCGGGGGTTGTGGCTTGTCGGCGGGTGGGAACTTCTCGTTATTATCGCGTGATCGATCGAGAATTGTTGAAATTGTGCGATCGCGTGTAA
- a CDS encoding efflux RND transporter periplasmic adaptor subunit: MTKLSQKKGLIGLTSLIIVLAGGGMWGLNAVLKPNQVSSQTAQETETVEIAVETTTVGYETRRRDRVLTGSVTAEKSATLTTRVNGIIEEILVEEGDRVSKGDLIAKIDVRDLQAQTNQAQANLSQAQSAVNSARSAYLAAQSQKRQAQAQVQEAKGELEEEKAELNDAQLHQKRMKMLYENGAVSESRLDEANARLASSQARMEQIKANIQQAKGAVEQARSQMEQAQSSIEQAKSGVEAAQATLQKSDADLDYGQLKAPFNGIITKKQTHEGAMAGAMAGFGQPIVTLETVEDLEFTVSVPESLLGEVAVGERIAIEIGAIGRKIGGEIKQIVPNADRKSRNFMIKIDLDRDNKIIPGMFGRINLPTQEKAGLMIPESAIIERFGITGVYRVVDNQAQFTTVTLGSQQGDQMQVHSGLEAGDTIILNPSSEVKDGSAIAS, encoded by the coding sequence ATGACAAAACTATCACAGAAAAAAGGATTAATTGGTTTAACCAGTTTAATAATTGTACTTGCAGGTGGGGGAATGTGGGGACTGAATGCAGTTTTAAAACCGAATCAAGTGTCCTCCCAAACCGCACAAGAAACAGAAACCGTAGAAATAGCAGTAGAGACAACGACAGTGGGTTATGAGACTCGGCGGCGCGATCGAGTTTTAACAGGAAGTGTCACCGCCGAAAAATCAGCGACTTTGACCACTCGGGTTAACGGTATCATTGAAGAGATTTTGGTCGAAGAAGGCGATCGCGTTTCTAAAGGTGATCTCATTGCTAAAATTGATGTTCGTGATTTGCAAGCGCAAACCAATCAGGCGCAAGCGAATCTGTCTCAGGCGCAGTCTGCGGTTAATTCAGCGCGATCGGCATATCTAGCCGCCCAATCTCAAAAACGTCAAGCACAAGCACAAGTGCAAGAAGCAAAAGGGGAGTTAGAGGAAGAAAAAGCCGAATTAAATGATGCTCAACTGCACCAAAAACGGATGAAAATGCTCTATGAAAACGGCGCGGTGAGTGAATCCCGTTTGGATGAAGCCAACGCTCGTTTAGCCAGCAGTCAAGCGCGTATGGAACAAATTAAAGCGAACATCCAACAAGCAAAAGGCGCAGTGGAACAAGCGCGATCGCAAATGGAACAAGCACAGAGTAGCATTGAACAAGCCAAATCTGGCGTTGAAGCCGCGCAAGCCACACTACAAAAAAGTGATGCTGATCTAGACTATGGACAACTGAAAGCTCCTTTTAACGGTATCATCACCAAAAAACAAACTCACGAAGGAGCAATGGCGGGCGCAATGGCAGGGTTTGGACAACCGATTGTCACCCTTGAAACAGTGGAAGACTTAGAGTTTACCGTTTCGGTTCCCGAATCTCTTCTCGGAGAAGTTGCGGTTGGGGAAAGAATCGCGATCGAAATTGGTGCAATCGGGCGCAAAATTGGCGGTGAGATTAAACAAATTGTCCCCAATGCTGATCGAAAATCCCGTAATTTTATGATCAAAATTGACCTCGATCGCGACAACAAAATCATTCCTGGAATGTTTGGTCGGATCAACTTACCTACCCAAGAAAAAGCAGGCTTAATGATTCCAGAATCCGCAATTATTGAACGCTTTGGCATTACTGGGGTTTATCGCGTTGTCGATAACCAAGCACAATTTACGACAGTAACTCTTGGTAGCCAACAAGGGGATCAAATGCAAGTTCATTCGGGCTTAGAAGCAGGAGATACCATTATTTTAAACCCGTCTTCTGAAGTGAAAGATGGAAGCGCGATCGCAAGTTAG
- a CDS encoding Tll0287-like domain-containing protein, whose product MMQLLSFLLTFSLIFLPMNQVKAQPQPEQLSEAIQEIEFLDRMRQSLASTLKETDEKPTLETFKQVCKPVGMRAKQLSKNNPWDVKQVAEKYRNPAHAPTAREAVALEKFAKNPDLFGFWETSNQETFYYRRINVEATCLKCHGAKAQRPDFVKQRYPEDKAYNFEVGDLRGMYRVVIPEVKKQIQAALQ is encoded by the coding sequence ATGATGCAATTACTATCTTTTTTATTAACCTTTAGCCTAATTTTTCTGCCGATGAATCAGGTGAAGGCTCAACCACAGCCCGAACAATTATCTGAAGCCATTCAAGAAATCGAATTTTTAGATAGAATGAGACAGAGCCTCGCTTCTACCCTTAAAGAAACCGATGAAAAACCAACTCTTGAAACCTTTAAACAAGTGTGTAAACCAGTGGGAATGCGAGCCAAACAACTAAGCAAAAATAATCCTTGGGATGTGAAACAAGTCGCCGAAAAATATCGAAATCCTGCCCATGCACCCACCGCCAGAGAAGCCGTTGCGTTAGAAAAATTTGCCAAGAATCCCGACTTATTTGGCTTTTGGGAAACCAGCAACCAAGAAACCTTTTATTATCGCAGAATTAATGTGGAAGCAACTTGCTTAAAATGTCATGGCGCAAAAGCACAACGCCCTGATTTTGTGAAACAACGCTACCCAGAAGATAAAGCCTATAACTTTGAAGTGGGAGACTTGCGAGGGATGTATCGAGTTGTTATTCCAGAAGTCAAAAAACAGATTCAAGCCGCTTTACAGTGA
- a CDS encoding flavin prenyltransferase UbiX: MVDLPITVGISGASGLIYAVRTLKYLLAANYTVDVVASKASFMVWQAENKVKMPVEPDQQEQFWREQAAQPNSGKLRCHRWGDVGATIASGSYRTLGMLIIPCSMSTVAKIAQGLSSDLLERAADVQLKEGGKLVLVPRETPLSLIHLRNLTALAEAGGRIVPAIPAWYHHPQTIEDLVDFVVARSLDQFDIPCVPLKRWEGH, translated from the coding sequence ATGGTTGATTTACCGATTACTGTGGGAATTAGTGGCGCATCGGGATTAATTTATGCAGTGCGTACTCTAAAATACTTATTAGCAGCAAACTATACCGTTGATGTGGTCGCTTCTAAAGCAAGTTTTATGGTTTGGCAGGCGGAAAATAAAGTTAAAATGCCTGTAGAACCCGATCAACAAGAACAGTTTTGGCGTGAACAAGCAGCACAACCGAACAGTGGAAAGTTACGCTGTCACCGTTGGGGAGATGTGGGCGCTACGATCGCCAGTGGTTCGTATCGCACGTTAGGGATGCTGATTATCCCTTGTAGCATGAGTACCGTTGCTAAAATTGCACAAGGTTTAAGTTCGGATTTATTGGAACGCGCTGCAGATGTCCAACTGAAAGAAGGGGGGAAACTGGTACTGGTTCCGAGAGAGACTCCCTTGAGTTTAATTCATTTACGAAACTTAACGGCTTTAGCGGAAGCAGGAGGGAGAATTGTTCCCGCGATTCCCGCTTGGTATCATCACCCGCAAACCATTGAGGATTTAGTTGATTTTGTAGTCGCTCGCAGTTTAGACCAATTTGATATTCCTTGTGTTCCGCTTAAACGTTGGGAAGGACATTGA